The genomic DNA CCCGTGACCGGCCGAGGGGCCGTGCCCGCCTACGTGTGGTGCCTGCTCATCGGCCTGGCCTGCAACCTCGTCAACGGCAACAGCCAACAGCTCCGGCTGCCGGTCAGCCCGGATCGCCTGTTCATCCCGCTGGCCTTCCTGCTGCTCCTGCTCGACGGTCGGCGCGGGCGCCTGCGCTGGCACGGCGTGCACACGCTCATGCTCGCCCTGGTCGCCTGGACCGTCGGGTCGATGATGTGGCACGGCAACCTGTTCCAGGTGGTGCCGCTGTTCGCGCTGGCCGATCGCATGGTGATCCCGATGCTCCTCTTCGTCACGGCGCCGCTCTTCTTCGACCGGCCGAGCCACCGCGACCTCCTGCTCAAGACGTTGACGCTGATCGGGGTCTACCTCGGCCTGACAGGGATCCTCGAGATGGCCGCGCCCGACTTCGTCGTCCCGGGCTACATCACCGACCCAGAGGTGGGCCTCGGCTACGGCCGCGCCCGGGGCCCGTTCGTCGCCAGCGACGCGATGGGCCTCTCCGCCGCGATCTGCGCCTTCGCGGCGATGCTGCTGCTTGCTCGAGTGCGCACCTCGGGATGGCGGCTCCTCGCGATGGTCGCCGCGGGCGCGGGCCTGACGACGACGGCCCTCAGCCTGACCCGGGCCACGTGGTTCGGCGCCGGCGCCGGGTTGCTCATCGGGGGCCTGCTCATTCCGCGGCTGCGGCGCTGGATCCCCGCGGCCTTCGCCGCCATCGCGGGCGTCGCCGTCGTGGCCCTGGTGGCCATCCCCGGCGTCGCCGATCTCTTCGCCAGTCGCCTCGGCGACCAGAACTCCGTGGACGACCGGCTCGGCAGCAATGCGGCCGCTCTCGCGCTGCTGCACGACCTGCCGTGGACCGGGATCGGCTGGCGCCGGTTCTATCCCGACGGCGCGGAGTGGTTCCGCATCTCCGACGACTTCGCCATGAACAACGTCGTCATCGAGATCCACAACGTGCTCCTGTCCCGGGCCGCGGAGCTCGGCATTCCCGCTGCCGCCGCATACCTGCTGATCTGGGTCTTCGGGCCGGGACGCAGCATGGTCGGCAGGGCGCGCGGCGACCTCTTCGGCTGGCGGGCGCTCGGCGCCGCCGCGTTCGTCGCCTGGGTGGTGACGGGGCTGTTGGGTCCGCTCGCGCTGCCGTTCCCCAACTACGTCGCCTGGCTGCTGGCGGGGGTGGCCGCCTACCCCTGGGCGGTGGCCGACCCGACCGCCGCCGGGCTCGGCGAGACGACCGCATCGCCGGGAGCGGCCGGGCCGGCTCGGGTCGGCGCCGCGATCACCGAGCCGGCTTGCCCCAGTCCTTCTCGATGACCTGGATCTTGTCCCACGGGAATCCGCGCAGGGCCTGATAGGCCTCGCCGCCGTAGCCGAGCGAGCCCCACGGGTTGGTCCCGGTGCGCTTCTCCCAGCGGCCGCCGGTCTCGGCCATGACGGCGACCGCGCCGCCCTTGTCGCACACGATGAATCCGTACTTCTGCGCCGCCCGCGCGATCGCCTTGCCGAGCGTGTTCATCGGCAGGCGGTCGACGTCGACCGAGGGGTCGAGGCGCAGCCGCATCCCCTCCTGCACGGCCCCCGGATGGCTGCTGTTGCCGTCGTCACGATTCGCCGGATAGCCGTGGCCTGGCGCCGCCTCCATCACGACCAGACCCATCGCGTGGTCGATGCGAGCCGCCCTCGCCTCCTCCAGGCGCACCATGTAGCCCGCCGTCGCCAGGCCTGCCGCGCCCACGCCGTACGGCGGCTTGTGCTGTCCCTTCGCGGAGCGGACGCCGTCGATGCGACCACCCCAACAGGCCTGCCACGCGCCGGCGTCGTCCTTGCTGGCGATCCAGAACTCCCACAGCGAGTCCCGGCCCGGGTCGTAGACGGCCAGGTGCCCGTCGGAGCCGGGGGCGGGCACGGCGTCGGCCGGGATCGGCACCTGCGAGAAGTACTTGGGCCCGTCGTACAGCCCCGGCGGCGTCGCCCCCTTCTTCTGGCAGTCGACATACTTCACATCGGTCTTCGGGGTGTCCGCGTCGGCGACGGCGTAGCCCGCCCCGTATTTCGCGACGTTGAGCGCGGCCACACCGCCCCAGTTCTCGGCGACATTGCGCGCCAGCAGGGCCGTCATGGCGGGACCGCGCGGGTTCACCGGTGCCGACGTGACGTCCGCGGCGAACACGGAGTCCGGGGCGAACGTCGGGTATGGCCCGAAGTCCGCCGGCAACCCCCCGCGACCGGTCTCGGAGGGACCCGGGGAGGGCGAGCTGGACGGCGGTTCCGGGCGCGTCGCCCGCTCCAGGGCCACCACGACGCCGCCCGCCAGCACCGCGAGGGCCGCCAGCGCCGCCACGACCTTGCGCGACGGTCCGCGGCGGTGCGCGGGTGCCGCCTCGGTGGACTCCTCGCGCGCCGCCGGATCCGCGGTCTGCCCCGGAGTGCTCATCCGGCCCCCTTCGCAGTCGATGCTGGGCCTTCGCTGGCCCCAGTGTACGGAGCCGCACTCCCCGACCCCGCCGCGACCCGGCCGGGAAGGGCACGGCGGCAACGGGATTCGCGCCCTGGACGCCCGCGCGATCGGTGCCCGGTTCCTGCCCCGACGGGGCGCGCCGCGAGGGCCATCCCCCCGGCGGCGGCGATAATGACGGGGCCGGGCGCCGAGTTATCCCTCGCCTGGCGACGCACCGCCGCCCCCACCGCAAGAAAGGCCCCCCGGTGCCCAGACCCCTGCTGTCCCAGGCCCTGCGCGGCGCCGCCTATGTCGCGTATTACGCGGTCGGCACCCACCTTCCCCGCAGTTATGCGCCCGGCGGCGGGCCAGCGGCCCGGCTGCGGGCCCGCGCCGGCCAGCGCCTGCTCGACCACGCCGGACCGGACGTCAACATCGAGCACGGCGCCACGTTCGGCTCGGGCAAGGGCATCAGCCTGGGCGCCCGCTCCGGGCTGGGCGTCGACGCCGAGATCCTCGGGCCGGTCGTCATCGGCGAGGACGTGATGATGGGTCCGCGCTGCACGATCATCAGCGCCAACCACCGCTTCGATGACGTCACCGTCCCGATGAACCGGCAGGGCTGGAGCGAGGTCGATCGGCCGGTCGTCATCGAGGACGACGTGTGGATCGGCGCCAACGTCACCATCACCGCCCGCGTGCGCGTGGGTCGCGGGTCGATCCTGGCCGCCGGCAGCGTCGTGACCAGGGACGTTCCGCCGTACAGCATCGTCGGCGGCGTGCCGGCGCGCGTCCTGAGGTCGCGGTTGCCCGCCGGGGCGGGGGCGGCGCCGCCCGGCCCCGACGTACCCGGGGCTTGTCGCCCGCAGGGGGGCGACGCGTGAGCGAGGCACCGCGGGCCGCAACGCCGCATGTCGCGTCGCCGTACGCGTCCGTCGTCATCCCGGCGTACAACGAGGGCCAGGTCATCGGGCGCTGCCTGGCCGCGCTGGCGAGCGAGGAGGTCGGGCCGCTGGAGATCGTCGTCGCGGCCAACGGCTGCACCGACGACACGGTGGCCGCGGCCCGCGCCTTCCCCGGCGTGACGGTCCTCGACCTGCCCACCCCCGGCAAGATCGGCGCGCTCAACGCGGCGGATGAGGTGGCGAGCACATACCCGCGGATCTACCTCGACGCGGACATCGAACTGGGCCAGGGCGCCCTGCGGGCCCTCATCGACGCGCTCTCGACGGACCAGCCCCGCTGTGCTGCACCGCAGTTGGCGTTCGATCTGGACGGCTGCAGCTATCCCGTGCGCGCCTTCCACGAGGCCTTCCTGGCCCTGCCCGCCATGTCCCAGACCCTGGTCGGGCGGGGGGTGTACGGCGTCTCGCGGGCCGGGCGAGCGCGCTGGGGCGCGTTTCCGCAGGTGCAGAACGACGACAAGTTCGTCGGCCGGCTGTTCGCCCCCGACGAGCACGTCGCCGTGGCCGGGCTGTCCATCGTGCGCGCCCCGCGCACGCTGCCCGACCTCATCGCCGTGCGCACCCGGGTCGCCCGGGGCAACGCGCAGCTCGCGAGCGCCGAGCACGGCGAGCTGGGCGTCGCCGACGCGGGCGCCGCGGACTTCTCGGCCAGCACGGCCGGTACGACGAGGGCGCTGGCGCGGCTGGCGGCCAGCACGCCACGGCTGTGGCCGGCGCTGGCGGCCTACACCGGGGTCACGGCCGCGGCCCGGCTGCGCGCTCGACGTACGGCCTCCGCGACCAGCACCTGGGACCGCGACGGCTCCACCCGAGCGACGGACGATCCCGTCGCTACGGCTGTCCGGACGGCCGCGCCGCCGCCCGATCCGGGGCGGCGCGTGGCGTACCTCAACAGCCAATATCCCGCCGTGTCCCACACCTTCATCGAGCGCGAGATCGCCGCGCTGCGCGACCAGGGGTGGCAGGTCCACACGTTCAGCGTGCGGCCCTGTCCCCCCGACGAACTCCGCTCCGCGGCCATGCGTGCCGAACACGAGCGGACCCGCGTGATCCTGTCCGACAAGGCGGCCGTCGCGGCGGGGATCGCCCGGCTGGCGGGCACCCATCCCGGGGCGCTGGCGCGGGCGGCGGCGTACGCATCCCGCTGCGGCTACGGCACCCTGCGCGGCAAGACCTGGCAGGGCTTCTACCTCGCCGAGGCTGTCCTCCTGCACGGCTGGATGGCCGAGCTCGGCCTGCGGCACCTGCACGTGCACATGGCCAACGTGTCCGCCGACGTCGCCCGACTCGTCGTCGCGATCGGGAGCGCCATCGACGGGCCCGGGTCCTGGTCGTGGTCGCTGACCGTGCACGGCTACGCCGAGTTCCAGTGGGTCGACCAGTGGGACGTGCCGGCGAAGATCCGCGAGGCCCGCGGCATCGCCGCGATCAGCGACTTCACCCGCAGCCAGCTGATGCGCCTGACCACCACCGACCAGTGGGCGAAGATCGAGGTCGTCCACATGAGCGTCGACCCGGCCGCCTATCCCCCGCCGCCGTCGCCACGCGGCCACGACGGTCCGCTGCGGCTGGTCACCGTCGGCCGGCTCGTCGCCCTGAAGGGCATCCCCACCCTGATCGAGGCGGTGCAGCTGTTGGCGTCCCGGGGAGTCGCCACGCACACGCGCGTCATCGGGGACGGCGAGGACATGGCGGCCCTGCGCGAGACCGTCGCGGCCGAGGGCATCGAGGCCAGCTTCGAGCTGGTCGGCGCCGTCGGGCAGGACGATCTGCCGGCGTACTACCACTGGGCCGACGTCTACGTCCTGCCGTCGTTCATGGAGGGACTGCCGACAGTGCTCATGGAGGCGATGGCGACCGAGCTGCCCGCCGTGGCGACGAACATCTCGGGCGTGGCCGAGCTGGTGGTCGACGGCGCGAACGGGCTGCTGGTGCGGCCGGGCCGACCGGACCAGCTCGCGGACGCGCTGGAGCGGCTGGCCGGCGACCCCGCTCTGCGCGCCCGCCTGGGCGCGGCGGGCCGGGACGCCGTGCTCGCTGAGTTCACGCCCGCGACGACGGGCCCGGCCATAGCCCACTTCCTGGCGCAGACCGTGCCCGCTGCGGTGCCCGCCGCCGCGCCAGCAACGTCCGGGACGCCCGGGACCGGGTGAGCCCGCCGGCGAGTCAGGGCTGGGTGGGGCCGGTGCCGCCGGTGGGGCTGCTGGTGGTCGGCGTCGCCGGCGGCGTCGTCGGGGTGGGGGTGGCGAGCGTCGCGTCGGCGGGCCGACCCCAATCGCTCTCGACCACCTGGATCGCCTCCCAGGGGAAGTTGCGCATGACCTCGTAGGGCTGCCAGCGTCCCAACAGCGCCGTCCAGGGGTCGGTGCCGGTGAGCGCACGTTCCCGCTGGCCGGACTCCGTCACGACCGCGACCGCGCCGGAGCGGTCGGACACGACGAACCCGTACCGCTGCGCCGCCTGCGCGACCATCCGGCCCACCGGGGTTAGGTCGTACTGGGTCAGGTCCAGGGTCGGGTCGAGTCGGAGCCGCTGGCCCTCCCGGACGACGTTGGCATCGGTGAGATTGCCGTCCGTGCGCAGGGCCGGCCACGACATGACGGGGTAGGACTGGGCGTTCATGACGCCGAGGTACATGGCGTGGTCGATCGAGCCGCGGCGCACCTCGTCGAGGCCGATCATCCCCGCCGCCATGGCCACGCCCGTGCCGGTGGCGCCGTAGTAGCGCGGGAAGATTCCCATGCCCTGGGACACCGCGTCGATGCGGCCGCCCCAGCAGGCCTCCCAGTTCCCCGACAGCGGGTTGCGCCGCGCTTGCCAGAACTCCCACAGCTGGTCAGTCGCCGGGTCGTGGATGGTGAGCTCCCCGTCGGTGCCCTTGGCCGGTTGCGCGTCGGCCGGGATCGGCACCCCCTTGAAGAACGCCGGCCCAGTGAACAGGTTCGGGTCGACCCAACGCTTGTTCTGGCAGTCGACGAAGTCGACGTCGACGCGGGGCTGGTCAGCCGGCACCCGGTAGAACGAGGTGTTGTAGTGCGTGTTGTTGAACGCGGCGATGCCACCCCAGTTGTTGAGGACGTCCGTGCGCAGGTTCGCCGCCATGGCCGCGGAGTTCGGATCGAGCGGAGCGTCCCCGATGCGGGTGATCCACGGGCTGCCGAC from Austwickia sp. includes the following:
- a CDS encoding O-antigen ligase family protein; its protein translation is MPAYVWCLLIGLACNLVNGNSQQLRLPVSPDRLFIPLAFLLLLLDGRRGRLRWHGVHTLMLALVAWTVGSMMWHGNLFQVVPLFALADRMVIPMLLFVTAPLFFDRPSHRDLLLKTLTLIGVYLGLTGILEMAAPDFVVPGYITDPEVGLGYGRARGPFVASDAMGLSAAICAFAAMLLLARVRTSGWRLLAMVAAGAGLTTTALSLTRATWFGAGAGLLIGGLLIPRLRRWIPAAFAAIAGVAVVALVAIPGVADLFASRLGDQNSVDDRLGSNAAALALLHDLPWTGIGWRRFYPDGAEWFRISDDFAMNNVVIEIHNVLLSRAAELGIPAAAAYLLIWVFGPGRSMVGRARGDLFGWRALGAAAFVAWVVTGLLGPLALPFPNYVAWLLAGVAAYPWAVADPTAAGLGETTASPGAAGPARVGAAITEPACPSPSR
- a CDS encoding DUF4124 domain-containing protein produces the protein MTALLARNVAENWGGVAALNVAKYGAGYAVADADTPKTDVKYVDCQKKGATPPGLYDGPKYFSQVPIPADAVPAPGSDGHLAVYDPGRDSLWEFWIASKDDAGAWQACWGGRIDGVRSAKGQHKPPYGVGAAGLATAGYMVRLEEARAARIDHAMGLVVMEAAPGHGYPANRDDGNSSHPGAVQEGMRLRLDPSVDVDRLPMNTLGKAIARAAQKYGFIVCDKGGAVAVMAETGGRWEKRTGTNPWGSLGYGGEAYQALRGFPWDKIQVIEKDWGKPAR
- a CDS encoding acyltransferase, yielding MARSPPATPRDRSRRDPGRASWTAVPGASPAPGPPRRRPPAPRGPPAPPRPCATVRGGARVPPRWTPRAPPDPRSAPECSSGPLRSRCWAFAGPSVRSRTPRPRRDPAGKGTAATGFAPWTPARSVPGSCPDGARREGHPPGGGDNDGAGRRVIPRLATHRRPHRKKGPPVPRPLLSQALRGAAYVAYYAVGTHLPRSYAPGGGPAARLRARAGQRLLDHAGPDVNIEHGATFGSGKGISLGARSGLGVDAEILGPVVIGEDVMMGPRCTIISANHRFDDVTVPMNRQGWSEVDRPVVIEDDVWIGANVTITARVRVGRGSILAAGSVVTRDVPPYSIVGGVPARVLRSRLPAGAGAAPPGPDVPGACRPQGGDA
- a CDS encoding glycosyltransferase, with protein sequence MSEAPRAATPHVASPYASVVIPAYNEGQVIGRCLAALASEEVGPLEIVVAANGCTDDTVAAARAFPGVTVLDLPTPGKIGALNAADEVASTYPRIYLDADIELGQGALRALIDALSTDQPRCAAPQLAFDLDGCSYPVRAFHEAFLALPAMSQTLVGRGVYGVSRAGRARWGAFPQVQNDDKFVGRLFAPDEHVAVAGLSIVRAPRTLPDLIAVRTRVARGNAQLASAEHGELGVADAGAADFSASTAGTTRALARLAASTPRLWPALAAYTGVTAAARLRARRTASATSTWDRDGSTRATDDPVATAVRTAAPPPDPGRRVAYLNSQYPAVSHTFIEREIAALRDQGWQVHTFSVRPCPPDELRSAAMRAEHERTRVILSDKAAVAAGIARLAGTHPGALARAAAYASRCGYGTLRGKTWQGFYLAEAVLLHGWMAELGLRHLHVHMANVSADVARLVVAIGSAIDGPGSWSWSLTVHGYAEFQWVDQWDVPAKIREARGIAAISDFTRSQLMRLTTTDQWAKIEVVHMSVDPAAYPPPPSPRGHDGPLRLVTVGRLVALKGIPTLIEAVQLLASRGVATHTRVIGDGEDMAALRETVAAEGIEASFELVGAVGQDDLPAYYHWADVYVLPSFMEGLPTVLMEAMATELPAVATNISGVAELVVDGANGLLVRPGRPDQLADALERLAGDPALRARLGAAGRDAVLAEFTPATTGPAIAHFLAQTVPAAVPAAAPATSGTPGTG